In Caretta caretta isolate rCarCar2 chromosome 20, rCarCar1.hap1, whole genome shotgun sequence, a single window of DNA contains:
- the YJU2B gene encoding putative splicing factor YJU2B: MGERKGVNKYYPPDFDPAKHVSLNKYRNSHPLRERARKLSQGILIIRFEMPYNIWCDGCKNHIGMGVRYNAEKKKVGNYYTTPIYRFRMKCHLCVNYIEMQTDPANCDYVIVSGAQRKEERWDMQDNEQILTTEHEEKKQLETDAMYRLEHGAMDQSKLQRAIPTLSNIQEAQSAWKDDFAINSMLRRKFREEKKILQEEEEKDLALQTKANLSIPLVQETEEDRRLAALLKYHSLDSYEDKQKLKRTEISGRSWFPPAQAAGGKATDTLKKLGLAGKVMSPKALAGGSHITISHLGIVRRKSREGPESLCSPGESTEHGARTGGQSRHSAAHGTPQQSSPVASGDVLPAAGTSSTSCSTRLSSSLVADYSNSSSDSEVD; the protein is encoded by the exons ATG GGTGAAAGAAAAGGCGTGAATAAGTATTACCCTCCTGACTTCGATCCAGCAAAG CATGTCTCCCTTAATAAATACCGGAACAGCCACCCACTGCGAGAGAGAGCCCGCAAGCTCTCCCAGGGCATCCTTATCATCAG GTTCGAGATGCCCTATAACATCTGGTGCGATGgctgcaaaaatcacattggaatGG GTGTCCGGTACAACGCGGAGAAGAAGAAAGTTGGGAATTACTACACTACCCCCATCTACAG GTTTCGGATGAAGTGCCACCTGTGTGTCAATTACATCGAGATGCAGACGGACCCGGCCAACTGTGACTACGTCATCGTGAGCGGGGCCCAGCGCAAGGAGGAGCGCTGGGACATGCAGGACAATGAGCAGATCCTGACCACAG AACACGAGGAGAAGAAGCAGCTGGAGACAGATGCCATGTACCGGCTAGAGCATGGTGCCATGGACCAGAGCAAGCTGCAGAGAGCCATCCCCACCTTGTCCAACATCCAGGAGGCCCAGAGCGCCTGGAAGGACGACTTCGCCATCAACAGCATGTTGCGCAGGAAGTTCCGG GAGGAGAAGAAGATTctccaggaggaagaggagaaggacctggctCTGCAGACCAAGGCCAACCTGAGCATTCCCCTGgtgcaggagacagaggaagACCGGCGCCTGGCAGCCCTGCTCAAGTACCACAGCTTGGACT cTTATGAGGACAAACAGAAGCTGAAGCGAACAGAGATCTCTGGCCGCTCCTGGTTCCCCCCTGCTCAGGCTGCAGGTGGCAAAGCCACCGACACGCTTAAGAAGCTGGGGCTCGCTGGGAAAGTCATGTCCCCGAAGGCGCTCGCTGGCGGCTCACACATCACAATCAGCCACTTGGGCATTGTGCGCCGCAAATCCCGGGAGGGGCCCGAGAGCCTGTGCAGCCCAGGAGAGAGCACAGAGCACGGGGCACGAACTGGCGGGCAGAGCCGCCATAGCGCAGCCCATGGGACGCCCCAGCAGAGCTCCCCCGTGGCCAGCGGCGACGTCCTCCCTGCAGCGGGCacttccagcacctcctgctccaCCAGGCTCAGCTCCTCTCTCGTGGCAGACTATTCAAACTCCAGCTCTGATTCTGAAGTGGActga
- the MRI1 gene encoding methylthioribose-1-phosphate isomerase codes for MAQVRPGPSRAARGAMSLEALRYRRGSLRVLNQLLLPQRSCYEEIGGVRQGWEAIRAMKVRGAPAIAIVGCLSLAVELHGGAGMGQDKTGLETFIRDSLRYLVTARPTAVNMARAAEELGAFASQEAQREEATAESLRESVIQWAEAMLEKDLQDNRSIGEHGARHLLQASPQDKVTVLTHCNTGSLATAGYGTALGVIRSLHALGHLEHVYCTETRPYNQGARLTAYELVYDHIPATLIADSMVSVAMKEKGVSAVVVGADRVVANGDTANKVGTYQLAIAAKHHEIPFYVAAPSTSCDLSLAEGAEIVIEERPSQELTDVNGVRIAAPGIGVWNPAFDITPHELITGGIITELGVFCPEELRAALPGAVKGE; via the exons ATGGCCCAGGTCCGGCCCGGGCCGAGCCGCGCCGCCCGCGGGGCCATGAGCCTGGAGGCCCTGCGCTACCGCCGCGGCTCCCTGCGCGTCCtcaaccagctgctgctgccccagcgGAGCTGCTATGAGGAGATCGGCGGCGTGCGCCAGGGCTGGGAGGCCATCCGGGCCATGAAG GTGCGGGGTGCCCCTGCCATTGCCATCGTGGGGTGCCTGAGCCTGGCGGTGGAGCTGCATGGTGGGGCTGGCATGGGGCAGGACAAGACCGGCCTGGAAACCTTCATCCGTGACTCCCTCCGCTACCTGGTGACTGCGCGGCCCACAGCTGTGAACATGGCGCGGGCGGCCGAGGAGCTGGGGGCTTTTGCTTCCCAGGAGGCCCAGCGTGAGGAGGCCACAGCCGAGAGCCTGCGGGAGAG cgtgATCCAGTGGGCAGAGGCCATGCTGGAGAAGGATCTGCAGGACAACAGGAGCATCGGGGAGCACGGGGCACGCCACCTGCTCCAGGCCTCACCGCAGGACAAGGTGACGGTGCTGACCCACTGCAACACCGGCTCCCTGGCCACCGCCGGCTACGGCACCGCGCTGG GTGTCATCCGCTCTCTGCACGCCCTGGGCCATCTGGAGCACGTCTACTGCACAGAGACGCGGCCGTACAACCAGGGGGCGCGGCTGACAGCCTACGAGCTGGTGTACGATCACATCCCGGCCACGCTCATCGCAGACAGCATGGTCTCTGTGGCCATGAAGGAGAAGGGTGTGTCGG CTGTCGTCGTGGGAGCCGACCGGGTGGTGGCCAACGGCGACACCGCCAACAAAGTGGGCACCTACCAGCTGGCCATCGCTGCAAAGCATCATGAGATCCCCTTCTACGTGGCGGCCCCTAGCACCTCATGCGACCTGAGCTTGGCAGAAGGGGCTGAAATCGTGATCGAGGAGCGGCCGAGCCAGGAGCTGACAGATGTCAATGGAGTGAGGATTGCAGCCCCAG GGATCGGCGTTTGGAACCCGGCCTTCGACATCACGCCACACGAGCTCATCACTGGGGGCATCATCACGGAGCTTGGTGtcttctgccctgaagagctccgAGCGGCCCTCCCCGGGGCCGTGAAAGGGGAGTGA